Proteins from one Epinephelus moara isolate mb chromosome 1, YSFRI_EMoa_1.0, whole genome shotgun sequence genomic window:
- the tppp3 gene encoding tubulin polymerization-promoting protein family member 3, with protein sequence MAESADMEQLLTSFKKFAVHGHMKATGKELNGKNWAKLCKDCKIIDGKNVTGTDVDIVFSKVKQKTSRVITYEEFQRALEELAPKRFKGQTTEKARDSIFKLVEGKEPTNVGVTKVAKAGAVDRLTDATRYTGSHKERFDESGRGKGREGREEIVENTGYVGAYKNAGTYDSKIKAEK encoded by the exons ATGGCAGAGAGTGCAGACATGGAGCAGCTCCTGACGTCTTTTAAGAAGTTTGCTGTCCACGGACACATGAAGGCCACAGGGAAGGAGCTGAACGGGAAGAACTGGGCCAAACTCTGCAAAGACTGCAAGATCATCGACGGCAAGAACGTCACCGGCACCGATGTCGACATCGTCTTCTCCAAAGTCAA acAGAAGACGTCTCGGGTCATCACCTACGAGGAGTTTCAGAGAGCTCTGGAGGAGCTGGCCCCAAaaaggttcaaaggtcaaaCTACAGAGAAGGCACGGGACTCCATCTTCAAACTTGTGGAGGGCAAAGAGCCCACCAACGTCGGCGTGACG AAAGTGGCGAAGGCGGGGGCCGTGGACCGCTTGACCGATGCAACCCGTTACACCGGGTCACACAAGGAGCGCTTCGACGAGAGTGGCAGGGGCAAAGGTCGAGAGGGCCGCGAGGAGATCGTTGAGAACACAGGCTACGTGGGAGCGTACAAGAACGCCGGGACCTACGACAGCAAGATAAAGGCCGAGAAATAA